In Brassica napus cultivar Da-Ae chromosome C2, Da-Ae, whole genome shotgun sequence, the sequence AAACTTTTAAACTCTTTGGAAGTAAGCGGTAAAGGTCTCGTGGGGTCTTGCCACGATGATTTTAATTGGTCCATAGTAACATCACGCGGATGGGTAAACATGCTTAAAACATGACGTGGCCTGTTTTAATTGGTTTACAAGAGAACACGCAGATCGAAATCTTGAAAATCTCAGCCGTAGATAGCACTTCTAAATCCAACGGACAAAATTTCAAGAAAACTCATCATAAAAAGcaactcatcttcttcttccttcatcACAACCAAATCTCACATTCACATTCTCCACAAGAAGTAACCATCTGATTTCGTTATGGCTCGCACCAAGCAAACCGCCAGGAAATCAACCGGAGGCAAAGCCCCAAGAAAGCAGCTCGCGACCAAAGCGGCGAGGAAATCAGCTCCGGCCACCGGAGGAGTGAAGAAGCCGCACAGGTTCCGTCCAGGAACGGTGGCGCTGAGGGAGATCAGGAAGTACCAGAAGAGCACCGAGCTTCTGATCCGCAAGCTCCCCTTCCAGCGTCTGGTCCGTGAGATCGCTCAGGATTTCAAGACGGATCTGAGGTTCCAGAGCAGCGCCGTCGCCGCTTTGCAAGAGGCTGCGGAGGCTTACCTCGTTGGGCTGTTCGAAGACACGAATCTCTGCGCGATTCACGCCAAGAGGGTTACGATCATGCCGAAGGATATCCAGCTCGCGAGGAGAATCCGTGGCGAAAGAGCTTGAAGACTCTTATGCAATTGATTTGCTTGGTTCTCTAGTTAGAAATCTACTCTATCTTTAGTTTAATCGGTTCTTATGATGTAGAGCTTGTCTcgttttcgttttaaaatttgtgtTCGATTAGGAAGTAACTTTATTAAAACAGTCCTGAAGGTGTTCGACGAAAATTCTcttgtttaatattatttatgtttgcCCAATGATGTCGATATGTTTTTGCTAATATGGGTCTATGCTCTTTTATCATCACTTGGCGATTTCTCCTTGTTAGGGATGTTAATATGGGCTCAACTTGACAGGGTTAGCCCTAACTCTGCAAACCCATTTGTAACCCTAACCTTCATTTTTTAAACAGGGTTTAAATAGGGTTGACCCTAATAGGACCAGGGTTTAAATTCTAACCCTTTTATTTTGATTCACACAactattatacaatatttaataatgtttttcatcaaaaaaaacttaaagtagagttttctcgccaaaaactGAACAACGAAATTTTCcgtcgaaaccgcaaaatcgagttttcaactaaaacaacaaagtcgagtttttcgtcaaaacttcgaaatcgagttttcccgccaaaaaatcaaaatctagtttttcgccaaaacctcaaaatcgaattttcccgtgaaaacgtaaaattaaattaagtttttttggaAAACCCGTAAAATTCAATttcacggttttggcgggaaaactcgatttgccgaTTTTGTAGGGAAAACTCGATATTGCGGTtttagttttggcggaaaaactcgattttgcggtttcagcggaaaaactcgattttgcagttttggcgggaaaacctGATTTgtcggtttcggcggaaaactcgtttttgctgtttcggcgggaaaacacgattttgtagttttcggcgggaaaactcgatttgccggtttcggcggaaaaactcgatttgccggtttcggcggaaaaactcgtttttgtggttttggcgggaaaactcgattttgcggttttggcggaaaaactcgattttgcggttttggcggaaaaactagATTTTACGGTTTCTGCGGGAAAacccgatttgccggtttcggcggaaaacttgattttgctgttttggcgggaaaacgcgattttacagttttggcgggaaaacttgatttgccggttttgacaggaaaactcgattttgcggttttttgcggtttttgcgggaaaactcgattttgcggttttggtgggaaaacttgattttgtggttttggtggaaaaactcaaattaggttttggcggaaaaaagcacaatttttttttgacggaaaaattttattcttagttgtggagcaaaaactcgattttgcgattttgggaggaaaacttttgattttgatgctCAACAAATTGGAGGAAAGAATCAtatgatatcttaatttttctagttttatctttaaaatttaagaacaaaaataaatgaaatatttttttcaattaaatgagTTAAACCTGGTACCAGCCCTAACCCTTGATTATAATAGGTTCAAAATAGGGTTGAGTTAAAATAGGGCTGGacttataataaacaaaagagggCTGAGCCCTAACACTGTAGTTAACATCCCTACTCCTTGTTGATCAAAATCATAATTTACAAACATTGAAACATTCGGTTTATAACACAACACACTAAACATTACTAAGTTACCCATTAAACCGGGCTAATAAGATAAATATGGCATTCGGTTTGGAAGCATATGGTCTTGGTGACTTGGTTCCATTGTTCTTCTTGATGATGAGAAAAAAGATTTGCACTGAACTGGTGTAGAAATGTCTTCTACTTCCACTAACAATAGCATTAGAGTATCCGCAGCTTTAACTGACGAGCTTCCAGTAATTGAAAACAGTCTTTTCTCAGAGTTTCCAAGCTTCCCGCGCCACAGTGGGAGAAGAGAGCACAATCCTGTGAAAGAGGAAGATTGACGGAGAAGAGAGCACAACTTATGACCAATGTAAAGACTAAAGATTTGTTAAAAATTTGATCACATGAATAAATCTCCAAGGCCAAATCAACTTACTGCGATCTCAACATGCTCTTAGTCATAACCCAGATGATACTATTTATGCATTGCCTACTTAATTATTTGTAAGAGCACAACCATAGCACTTGGATAGCAATCTGTTTCCTTCCTTGCATAAATTGGTAGAACCCTAACTTGTACATTTTCCTATTAAAAAAACAGCATGGGGACCGGGTTCGTAATCTTCTACAAAACTAAGTCACTGACCTTACTTTTCCCCGCAGTAGAGAGACAGTAGTAGCC encodes:
- the LOC106382248 gene encoding histone H3.2 — encoded protein: MARTKQTARKSTGGKAPRKQLATKAARKSAPATGGVKKPHRFRPGTVALREIRKYQKSTELLIRKLPFQRLVREIAQDFKTDLRFQSSAVAALQEAAEAYLVGLFEDTNLCAIHAKRVTIMPKDIQLARRIRGERA